The Enterococcus rotai genome includes a window with the following:
- a CDS encoding YecA family protein, with protein sequence MNPYTITPYVFKPYEPCPCESGKKYKFCCFAKSKVMSNNNQNYNAKRLNSEAHKHFKETDFKTCFGFDTNCNHGYIGAHSLQNNGVLNLIAAENHVYMLEINYQVNSLTPKLEFKKIGKKQASVFNGFCKYHDEEYFKIIEDVPFEGNSEQNYWFAFRAHCFEAHRKYRLKKSYSSFFKKSPEATRNKQLSNNYRGNELTIRDMEVDYNRFKCIFESHDFDKLESFVKVLPFKVAFTATTAIAVCVDIEGKAAADIYNYDESVFVPSIYLSVIPKETETIIIISRFKEDECYENFIKSLNSCKDDKKIFSFLTYCLAEYSENVYFSPLLVDKILTSSEKELISTAFLGCVSPNQELRFKSMMSTFKLDLFKYKL encoded by the coding sequence ATGAACCCATACACAATTACACCTTATGTGTTTAAGCCCTATGAGCCTTGCCCTTGTGAAAGCGGGAAAAAATACAAATTTTGTTGCTTCGCTAAAAGTAAAGTTATGTCTAATAATAATCAAAACTATAATGCAAAAAGACTCAATTCAGAAGCTCATAAGCATTTCAAAGAAACCGATTTCAAAACTTGCTTTGGATTTGATACTAATTGTAATCACGGTTATATAGGTGCTCATTCTTTGCAGAATAATGGTGTCTTAAATCTAATTGCTGCTGAAAATCATGTCTATATGTTAGAGATAAACTATCAAGTAAATTCTTTAACTCCGAAATTAGAATTTAAGAAAATTGGAAAAAAGCAAGCAAGTGTCTTTAATGGTTTTTGTAAATATCATGACGAAGAATACTTCAAAATAATAGAGGATGTTCCTTTTGAGGGAAATTCTGAACAAAATTATTGGTTCGCTTTCAGAGCACATTGTTTTGAAGCTCACAGAAAATACAGACTTAAAAAAAGTTATTCTTCTTTTTTTAAGAAATCACCTGAAGCCACAAGAAACAAACAATTATCGAATAATTATAGAGGAAACGAATTAACTATAAGAGATATGGAAGTTGATTATAATCGTTTTAAATGTATCTTTGAATCTCATGATTTTGATAAATTAGAAAGTTTTGTTAAAGTTCTACCTTTCAAGGTTGCATTTACAGCTACAACAGCTATTGCTGTATGTGTTGATATAGAGGGAAAGGCTGCTGCAGATATTTATAATTATGATGAATCCGTATTTGTTCCAAGTATCTATTTATCTGTAATACCAAAAGAAACTGAAACTATTATTATAATTTCCAGATTTAAAGAAGATGAATGCTATGAGAATTTCATCAAATCTTTAAATTCTTGCAAAGATGATAAAAAGATTTTCTCTTTCTTAACTTATTGTTTAGCAGAATACAGTGAAAACGTCTATTTTTCTCCACTACTAGTTGATAAAATATTAACTAGTAGTGAAAAAGAACTAATTTCAACTGCTTTTTTAGGATGTGTTAGCCCAAATCAAGAATTGAGATTCAAAAGCATGATGAGCACATTTAAATTAGATTTATTTAAATACAAACTATAA
- a CDS encoding helix-turn-helix domain-containing protein, whose product MYKNKLKELMLERNISNHRLAKETSISRQAISKIKNNEFHDISVNVLTELLEYFDMPFNEFGTIYTREECLQALLPNRGFNQKNLNLLESLFSKNLHISCKYHPYSSKQCLNIYSKNYFKKFSFSGNMRINTSLYGLTFEITDFDLYRKSENFHFDDFYDFYKDFIIQLEHYALTLGFTQIVININSYFDKNLKMQLEPRKVNLKDLNLLINKYKYSNRENELIKTSIIKQLGYIEHSYNDSQQKRKYEKEKINNYVDCLNHLTFFEKEQKRISIFSEKNIYFNHDTKKFIKPLNSEIIPKEKLEKDIKRQWEWL is encoded by the coding sequence ATGTATAAAAATAAACTTAAAGAATTAATGTTAGAAAGAAATATCAGTAATCACAGGTTGGCAAAAGAAACTTCAATATCTCGTCAAGCCATTAGTAAAATTAAAAACAATGAATTTCATGATATTTCAGTTAATGTATTGACTGAGCTATTAGAATATTTTGACATGCCTTTTAACGAATTTGGGACAATATATACTCGTGAAGAATGCTTGCAAGCATTACTACCAAATAGAGGTTTTAATCAAAAAAACTTGAATCTACTAGAATCTCTATTTTCTAAAAATCTTCATATTTCATGCAAATACCATCCTTATTCATCAAAGCAGTGTTTAAATATTTATTCCAAAAACTATTTTAAAAAGTTTTCTTTTTCAGGAAATATGCGAATTAATACTAGTTTATACGGACTAACATTTGAAATAACAGATTTCGATTTATATAGGAAAAGTGAAAATTTTCATTTTGATGATTTCTATGATTTTTATAAAGATTTCATTATCCAACTAGAACATTATGCGTTAACTTTAGGATTCACCCAAATTGTTATAAACATCAATTCTTATTTTGATAAAAATTTAAAAATGCAATTAGAGCCCCGAAAAGTAAATTTAAAAGATTTAAATTTACTGATAAATAAATACAAATATTCTAATAGAGAAAATGAATTAATTAAAACATCGATCATTAAGCAATTAGGTTACATAGAACATAGCTATAATGATTCCCAACAAAAAAGAAAATATGAAAAAGAGAAGATAAACAATTATGTAGACTGTTTAAACCATCTAACCTTTTTTGAAAAAGAACAAAAACGTATTTCTATATTTTCAGAGAAAAATATATATTTTAATCATGATACAAAAAAATTTATCAAACCATTAAATTCTGAAATTATCCCAAAAGAAAAACTCGAAAAAGATATTAAGCGGCAATGGGAATGGCTATAA
- a CDS encoding type I toxin-antitoxin system Fst family toxin: protein MEKLISLVIAPIFVGIVIKLFSHWLDEKDND, encoded by the coding sequence ATGGAAAAATTAATATCGCTAGTCATTGCGCCTATTTTTGTAGGTATTGTTATTAAACTTTTTTCTCACTGGTTAGATGAGAAAGACAATGACTAA
- a CDS encoding helix-turn-helix domain-containing protein: MYKRIGDLREDNDLTQNERTAEALYVSQRVYSNYECGDVSIPVKSLIKLVKYDNTSTDYILGLPDIKNTYPTK; this comes from the coding sequence ATGTATAAAAGAATAGGTGATCTAAGAGAAGATAATGATTTAACTCAAAATGAGAGAACTGCCGAAGCCTTGTATGTCAGCCAAAGAGTTTATAGCAACTACGAATGTGGCGATGTAAGTATTCCTGTAAAATCTCTTATTAAATTAGTAAAGTACGACAACACAAGTACTGATTATATTCTTGGGTTGCCTGATATAAAAAATACTTATCCTACAAAGTAG
- a CDS encoding helix-turn-helix domain-containing protein — protein sequence MKEKVLEIKIHDLINRHNISLSELSRLSDIEVARLSELANGKRQRIQINHLIRIAEALDIDDIGEIIQLKNIE from the coding sequence ATGAAAGAAAAAGTATTGGAAATAAAAATTCACGATTTGATAAATAGGCATAATATTTCTTTGAGCGAGCTTTCTAGATTATCTGATATAGAAGTAGCAAGATTGAGTGAACTAGCTAACGGTAAAAGACAAAGAATACAAATTAATCATTTAATTAGAATTGCAGAAGCTTTGGATATAGATGACATTGGCGAGATTATTCAATTAAAGAATATTGAGTAA
- a CDS encoding T7SS effector LXG polymorphic toxin: MPKFRYTEWQNVASEVQNLRLTVLDQLNSFKEAQQAFQSAGKLSGTGWDSTKSYFDAYSEVSTTVGNALNTLDDAITSYLSAFTSEVGPAENDLDTAKMEGLKAELRRLQAENDVIMEALAKAFEDVPFVNQFFNKQSMLGTAKKIEILEKYSAFEAAHGSDFSDVQTVIASIAEGLAFLGSAGNFSGGKDGYKTIDFKNQKWYKALKDFNKAQPKDRIDVVIKELSNGVEYQIYRNGKLDVQKTKELHELFRVHNVELFKEYGPEIFKILTNIDDIEILLAKDSTTMQRSSSGVFLLLAVLPIDRVKDILKSAKLLRNGDYSLDAIKLTAKEWEALKEFEKSAGVVKTVDRGKDVGKVSGVGNLKSPELGNKLDYLFGKAKGNKHNIQRSQTMQSELSKIGIYDTPNSREFLNNHLKDAINDSSNILKTETRSYVAKELPGLPTVNYTTTVRESFLKGPSGGVKIESVWDGDRLLTIIVKGGK, from the coding sequence ATGCCTAAATTTAGATATACTGAATGGCAAAATGTTGCCAGTGAAGTGCAAAATTTACGTTTAACTGTATTAGATCAACTAAATTCCTTTAAAGAGGCGCAACAAGCGTTTCAAAGTGCAGGGAAATTATCTGGTACAGGGTGGGATTCTACTAAAAGTTATTTTGATGCCTACTCAGAAGTATCAACCACAGTGGGCAATGCCTTAAATACCCTTGATGATGCAATCACCTCTTATTTGAGCGCCTTTACCTCAGAAGTTGGACCAGCAGAAAATGATCTAGATACCGCAAAAATGGAAGGGCTAAAAGCTGAGTTACGTCGTTTACAAGCAGAAAATGATGTGATCATGGAAGCTTTGGCAAAAGCCTTTGAAGATGTGCCATTTGTGAATCAATTTTTTAATAAACAAAGCATGCTGGGAACCGCCAAGAAAATTGAAATTCTCGAAAAATATAGCGCCTTTGAAGCAGCGCATGGCAGTGATTTCTCAGACGTCCAAACAGTTATTGCTTCGATTGCCGAAGGATTAGCCTTCCTAGGCAGTGCTGGGAATTTTTCAGGCGGTAAAGATGGTTATAAAACCATTGATTTTAAAAATCAAAAATGGTATAAAGCACTAAAGGACTTTAACAAGGCACAGCCGAAAGACCGAATCGATGTGGTCATCAAAGAATTATCGAATGGCGTCGAATATCAGATTTATCGCAATGGAAAATTGGATGTTCAGAAAACAAAAGAGTTACATGAACTGTTTCGTGTTCATAATGTTGAATTGTTTAAAGAGTATGGACCAGAGATTTTTAAAATCCTTACCAATATTGATGATATTGAGATCCTGCTTGCGAAAGATTCTACGACGATGCAACGCTCATCTTCAGGTGTTTTCTTGTTATTAGCTGTGTTACCGATTGATCGAGTGAAAGATATTTTGAAGTCAGCTAAGTTGCTGAGAAATGGTGATTATTCGCTGGATGCGATTAAGTTGACTGCTAAAGAGTGGGAAGCGTTGAAAGAGTTTGAGAAGTCGGCAGGGGTTGTTAAGACGGTTGATAGAGGGAAAGATGTTGGGAAAGTTAGTGGGGTTGGAAACCTAAAAAGTCCAGAGCTAGGAAATAAACTTGATTACTTGTTTGGAAAAGCTAAAGGAAATAAGCATAACATCCAAAGATCACAAACTATGCAAAGTGAGTTAAGTAAGATTGGAATTTATGATACACCGAATAGCAGAGAATTCCTAAATAATCATTTAAAAGATGCTATTAATGATTCTTCCAATATTTTAAAAACAGAAACAAGAAGCTATGTGGCTAAAGAGTTACCAGGTCTGCCAACCGTAAATTATACAACTACTGTAAGAGAAAGCTTTTTAAAAGGTCCAAGTGGGGGCGTAAAAATAGAATCTGTTTGGGATGGAGACAGATTACTAACAATAATTGTTAAAGGTGGGAAATAA
- a CDS encoding DUF3130 family protein yields the protein MADKISTDAATVNSLTSKFTSSLSSLSFKPKQASSMSFSESSAASAMKSSVSSLSTIVSTFKSNASKDIGNLQKIHQAIKQAEKNAVK from the coding sequence ATGGCAGATAAAATCAGTACTGATGCAGCAACCGTAAATTCCTTAACAAGTAAATTTACAAGCAGCCTCTCATCCCTATCATTCAAACCGAAACAAGCAAGTAGCATGAGTTTTTCTGAAAGTAGCGCCGCTAGTGCAATGAAAAGCAGTGTTTCTTCGCTTAGTACCATCGTGTCAACGTTTAAAAGCAACGCGTCTAAAGACATTGGAAACTTACAAAAAATACATCAAGCCATCAAACAGGCTGAAAAAAATGCAGTAAAGTAG
- a CDS encoding helix-turn-helix domain-containing protein gives MKTKMPEILSFISEEAVSRKMTSEDIAVHFGYDKHHFSRKFKEINGFSIAEFLSSLKVEKAIFELDEEKRILDLQERSGFESSGSFTNTFKKYTGSSPKEYKTKMSELFDDMKRFETDDKDQSIAHFEEKSQSFCTVTIEVPAGFEMGILFIGLFRTLIPNHMPISGLATKNLIGNPLKNIPNGDYYLLACGISRSTNVLSYFNLGNSLRGKEDERLSFPNCSGNHYTIKLREPIPEDPPILVNVGKLLISRLKNTI, from the coding sequence ATGAAAACCAAAATGCCTGAAATTCTTTCTTTCATTTCAGAAGAAGCTGTTAGTAGAAAAATGACCAGTGAGGACATTGCCGTTCACTTTGGTTATGATAAACATCACTTTAGTCGGAAATTTAAAGAGATAAATGGATTCAGTATTGCTGAATTTCTCTCTAGTTTAAAAGTTGAAAAGGCGATCTTTGAACTTGATGAAGAAAAGCGAATACTCGACCTACAAGAGCGTTCAGGTTTTGAAAGCAGCGGTAGTTTCACGAATACGTTTAAAAAATATACAGGTAGTTCACCTAAAGAGTACAAAACGAAAATGAGTGAACTTTTTGATGATATGAAACGGTTTGAAACGGATGATAAGGATCAGTCGATAGCGCATTTTGAAGAAAAGAGTCAGTCTTTTTGCACCGTAACGATTGAAGTACCGGCTGGATTTGAGATGGGGATCCTATTTATTGGACTTTTCCGGACACTTATCCCGAATCATATGCCTATATCTGGATTAGCGACTAAAAATTTAATCGGAAATCCATTGAAAAATATTCCAAATGGAGACTATTATTTATTAGCTTGTGGCATAAGCCGTTCCACTAATGTTCTATCTTACTTTAACTTAGGCAACAGCTTGAGAGGGAAAGAAGATGAGCGTCTATCTTTCCCAAACTGTTCTGGCAATCATTACACGATTAAACTGAGAGAACCGATACCAGAAGACCCACCAATATTAGTGAATGTGGGAAAACTTTTGATCTCTCGTTTAAAGAACACAATCTAG
- a CDS encoding VOC family protein codes for MSLNVKSVTIGLPVSNLEEAANWYEKLLMSDEKITPVEGIIEYQIGSVWIQLYEEKINVSENGLRFEVEDLDADFERLKTLGVITDEVIEDVPGVLRYVDFSDPDGNKLSFLWLYPQE; via the coding sequence ATGAGTTTAAATGTAAAGAGTGTCACTATAGGTTTACCAGTAAGTAATTTGGAGGAAGCTGCAAATTGGTATGAAAAACTTCTTATGAGTGACGAGAAAATCACCCCTGTTGAAGGTATTATTGAATATCAAATTGGTTCTGTTTGGATTCAACTATATGAAGAAAAAATTAATGTTTCAGAGAACGGTTTACGTTTTGAAGTGGAAGATTTAGACGCAGACTTTGAACGTTTAAAAACACTTGGAGTAATAACTGATGAAGTGATTGAGGATGTACCAGGTGTCCTTCGATACGTTGATTTCTCTGATCCAGATGGCAATAAATTATCTTTCTTATGGTTATACCCTCAAGAATAG
- a CDS encoding type II toxin-antitoxin system RelB/DinJ family antitoxin, producing MAQLNLRIDDELKEESAKFFNEIGMDLSTGIKIYLTKVVKEQAIPFTLSLGQDDLSQALKEIESGHYKTFNNKQELMKELNNED from the coding sequence ATGGCACAGTTAAACTTACGAATAGACGATGAGTTAAAGGAAGAATCTGCTAAGTTTTTTAATGAAATTGGCATGGATCTCTCTACAGGAATCAAAATTTATTTAACTAAGGTTGTTAAGGAACAAGCGATTCCATTCACACTTTCTCTAGGTCAAGATGATCTATCTCAAGCACTGAAAGAAATTGAAAGTGGTCATTACAAGACGTTTAATAATAAACAAGAGCTAATGAAAGAGTTAAACAATGAAGATTAA
- a CDS encoding class I SAM-dependent methyltransferase: protein MADWNTLFYDQKNIELAPEPEAAKFIELLAKEFPNQQEQRVWDLGCGGGRHSVVMGKMGCEVFISDNSSKAIELTTKKLEENHIDYVEALTSMENYPWSKKEFLHGVFSWAVLQHNTLDKIIEAIDCIYDSLITGGYFLGTIKSTKADLYGKGEEIEKDTFVLEVGIEEGVPHHYFDEDGIKQLFPDDKWEMIILAEQVVNYIEKAEEFWSFNPFRYTTWCVLVKKR, encoded by the coding sequence ATGGCAGATTGGAATACACTATTTTATGATCAAAAAAACATAGAATTAGCACCTGAACCTGAAGCCGCTAAATTCATAGAACTCTTAGCAAAAGAATTTCCAAATCAGCAAGAGCAACGGGTTTGGGATCTAGGTTGCGGTGGAGGACGTCACAGTGTGGTGATGGGGAAAATGGGCTGTGAGGTTTTTATTAGCGATAATTCTAGTAAAGCAATAGAACTGACAACGAAAAAATTAGAAGAGAATCACATTGACTATGTTGAAGCCTTGACCTCGATGGAAAACTATCCGTGGAGCAAGAAAGAGTTCTTGCATGGTGTTTTTAGTTGGGCGGTGCTTCAGCATAATACTTTGGATAAAATAATTGAAGCGATTGATTGCATTTACGATTCGCTTATAACAGGTGGCTATTTTTTAGGGACGATCAAATCGACAAAAGCGGATTTGTATGGCAAGGGAGAAGAAATCGAAAAAGATACATTTGTATTAGAGGTGGGAATAGAAGAAGGCGTGCCTCACCATTATTTTGACGAAGATGGAATCAAGCAGCTTTTTCCTGATGATAAGTGGGAAATGATCATTCTTGCGGAGCAAGTCGTGAATTATATTGAAAAAGCTGAGGAATTTTGGTCATTTAATCCATTTAGATACACTACGTGGTGTGTACTTGTGAAAAAGCGATAG
- a CDS encoding helix-turn-helix domain-containing protein — protein MNFNKQLKLYRERDGYSQEELAEKIYVTRQTISKWENDHTYPDIHNLIALSTLFDVTLDELVKGDVAIMKNNQHIEAEKMNRLSWVMIVFIVLTVLSIGPVMLLWDWYGLGISFVLWGISMIAALKIEKIKKERDVQTYSEIVAFIDGEDLEAARAKRDKKRDRWNKTKIVLGFSLVAGVLAAISSFLWVWLS, from the coding sequence ATGAACTTTAATAAGCAATTAAAACTTTATCGTGAAAGAGATGGTTACTCTCAAGAAGAACTTGCAGAAAAAATCTATGTCACACGGCAAACAATTTCTAAATGGGAGAACGATCATACTTATCCTGATATTCATAATTTGATTGCATTAAGCACTCTTTTTGATGTCACTTTAGATGAATTAGTCAAAGGAGATGTAGCAATTATGAAAAACAATCAACACATCGAAGCGGAAAAAATGAATCGACTCTCTTGGGTTATGATTGTATTTATTGTCCTAACAGTTCTATCTATTGGTCCTGTTATGTTACTTTGGGATTGGTACGGATTGGGTATTTCTTTTGTTCTTTGGGGAATTTCTATGATTGCAGCTTTAAAAATCGAGAAAATCAAAAAGGAAAGAGATGTTCAAACCTATAGTGAAATTGTTGCTTTTATAGATGGGGAAGATCTTGAAGCCGCCAGAGCCAAACGAGATAAAAAAAGGGATCGCTGGAATAAAACAAAAATCGTTTTGGGCTTTTCATTAGTAGCTGGTGTACTTGCTGCGATTAGTTCGTTTCTATGGGTTTGGCTTTCGTAA
- a CDS encoding ATP-binding cassette domain-containing protein — translation MSIALEVANIKKSYKKNVILNGVSLNVEKNTIYGLLGLNGAGKSTLLKIISQIISFDGGRIDFLGIDSDSIGFLIEQPAVYGNLTARENLKVQTLRYNLSEQKISEVLVTVGLIDDSKKVKDYSVGMKQRLGIALAILNDPQLLILDEPTNGLDPVGVIEFRDLLQQLKKMGMTIIVSSHSLTEIQHVADKVGIIKNGVIQYEETIENIKDLENTFLKVLANEGGI, via the coding sequence ATGAGTATCGCGCTAGAAGTAGCTAACATAAAGAAAAGCTACAAAAAAAATGTTATTTTAAATGGCGTTTCCCTAAATGTTGAAAAAAATACAATCTATGGACTCTTAGGATTGAATGGTGCTGGAAAATCAACTTTATTGAAAATTATTTCTCAGATTATTTCTTTTGATGGAGGAAGGATTGATTTTTTAGGAATAGACAGTGATTCTATTGGTTTTTTAATAGAACAGCCAGCTGTGTATGGGAACTTAACCGCTCGTGAAAATTTGAAGGTTCAAACGCTACGGTATAATTTATCTGAGCAAAAAATTTCAGAAGTTTTAGTAACAGTTGGGTTGATTGATGATTCAAAAAAAGTAAAAGATTACTCCGTTGGAATGAAACAGCGTTTGGGTATTGCATTAGCTATCTTAAATGATCCTCAATTGCTTATACTAGATGAACCAACAAACGGATTGGATCCTGTAGGCGTAATTGAGTTTAGAGATTTACTTCAGCAGCTAAAAAAAATGGGCATGACGATTATTGTATCGAGCCATAGCTTAACAGAAATTCAGCATGTAGCGGACAAAGTTGGAATTATTAAAAATGGCGTTATTCAATACGAAGAAACGATTGAAAATATAAAGGATTTAGAGAATACATTCTTGAAAGTACTAGCCAATGAAGGAGGTATATAG
- a CDS encoding gallidermin/nisin family lantibiotic — MTQFDDFDLDVAQTINGVKPEPRITSVSLCTMGCQGSKLQTVICNWVK, encoded by the coding sequence ATGACACAATTTGATGATTTTGATTTAGATGTAGCACAAACAATAAACGGAGTAAAACCAGAACCAAGAATCACAAGTGTTAGTTTATGTACTATGGGATGTCAAGGAAGTAAACTTCAAACAGTAATCTGTAATTGGGTAAAATAA
- a CDS encoding gallidermin/nisin family lantibiotic, with protein MTQFDDFDLDVAQTTNGVKPEPRITSKSLCTPGCVTGVLMGCALKTITCNCSVGIGKK; from the coding sequence ATGACACAATTTGATGATTTTGATTTAGACGTAGCACAAACAACAAACGGGGTAAAACCAGAACCACGGATTACAAGTAAAAGTTTATGTACCCCCGGATGTGTAACAGGAGTATTGATGGGCTGTGCATTAAAAACGATCACATGTAACTGTTCAGTTGGTATTGGGAAAAAATAA
- a CDS encoding gallidermin/nisin family lantibiotic, with protein MTQFDDFDLDVAQTTNGVKPEPRITSKSLCTPGCVTGVLMGCALKTITCNCSVGIGKK; from the coding sequence ATGACACAATTTGATGATTTTGATTTAGACGTAGCGCAAACAACGAACGGGGTAAAACCAGAACCACGGATTACAAGTAAAAGTTTATGTACCCCCGGATGTGTAACAGGAGTATTGATGGGCTGTGCATTAAAAACGATCACATGTAACTGTTCAGTAGGTATTGGGAAAAAATAA
- a CDS encoding gallidermin/nisin family lantibiotic, with protein MTQFDDFDLDVAQTTNGVKPEPRITSKSLCTPGCVTGVLMGCALKTITCNCSVGIGKK; from the coding sequence ATGACACAATTTGATGATTTTGATTTAGACGTAGCACAAACAACAAACGGGGTAAAACCAGAACCACGGATTACAAGTAAAAGTTTATGTACCCCCGGATGTGTAACAGGAGTATTGATGGGCTGTGCATTAAAAACGATCACATGTAATTGTTCAGTAGGTATTGGGAAAAAATAA
- a CDS encoding lanthionine synthetase C family protein, with translation MKNTLQLKTKFDLKKCAENHADHHKIDELINSEENIVIIDGTKYSNWHPLALSHGFPSLCLLFGELSSLFPKESWEEYGHNYLQQIVLSIKTYGIKNPSMFSGISGILLGIDGLDPDHLKYPKLKGNLKKVLLRSVEEKLNLLADKEVEMTDYDIIEGLSGTSLYLLTQDDDESLHWLTRILNYLVSLTDERFGYPNFHISSRNQFTEEEAKLYPDGNFNLGMAHGIAGILLVLSKSMLKGITVPGQAIAIEYIVDFLIKNSIVKNQKIIWPAMLTLENYLTNTKTDVVENRDAWCYGTPGVAVALLYAGKALEREDIIDFSSQSIRSIYSKEEGLFSATICHGYSGLLNTLLTFKKELGTSDFDEYIKVVKEEILRFYDEKNHFGFTSIEFGKSVTDIGLLGGSSGVLLTLLRERYGNRSSWIEALGY, from the coding sequence ATGAAGAATACTTTGCAGCTTAAAACAAAATTTGATTTAAAAAAATGCGCTGAAAATCATGCGGATCATCACAAAATTGATGAACTCATCAATTCGGAAGAGAACATTGTGATTATTGATGGGACTAAATACTCAAATTGGCACCCGTTAGCATTAAGCCATGGATTTCCTTCTCTGTGTTTATTATTTGGAGAGCTATCTAGTCTTTTTCCAAAAGAATCGTGGGAAGAATACGGTCATAACTATTTACAACAGATTGTTTTATCAATAAAAACGTATGGTATCAAAAATCCATCGATGTTTTCGGGAATTTCTGGAATATTACTTGGAATTGACGGTCTTGATCCCGATCACTTGAAATATCCCAAATTAAAAGGAAACTTGAAAAAAGTTTTATTACGATCCGTAGAGGAAAAACTAAATTTACTTGCAGATAAAGAAGTCGAAATGACGGACTACGATATTATTGAAGGCCTGTCAGGAACAAGTCTCTACTTATTGACACAAGACGATGATGAAAGTTTACACTGGCTCACTAGAATATTAAACTATTTGGTTAGCCTAACAGATGAACGGTTTGGATATCCTAATTTTCATATTAGTTCTCGTAATCAATTTACTGAAGAAGAAGCAAAACTATATCCTGATGGAAATTTTAATTTAGGTATGGCACATGGTATTGCAGGGATTCTATTAGTTCTGAGTAAAAGTATGCTAAAAGGGATCACTGTGCCAGGGCAAGCTATAGCGATAGAGTATATTGTTGATTTTCTAATAAAAAATAGTATAGTGAAAAATCAAAAAATTATTTGGCCAGCAATGTTGACGTTAGAAAATTATTTAACAAATACTAAAACAGATGTTGTGGAAAATCGTGATGCTTGGTGTTATGGTACTCCAGGAGTTGCAGTTGCGTTACTGTATGCAGGAAAAGCATTAGAAAGGGAAGATATTATCGATTTTTCAAGTCAATCAATTAGAAGTATTTATTCCAAAGAAGAAGGATTGTTTTCAGCAACTATTTGTCATGGCTATAGCGGATTATTGAATACGTTATTGACGTTTAAAAAGGAACTTGGAACGTCAGATTTTGATGAGTATATCAAAGTGGTTAAAGAAGAGATACTTCGTTTTTATGATGAGAAGAATCATTTTGGCTTTACCAGTATTGAATTTGGAAAGTCAGTAACAGATATTGGTTTATTGGGTGGGAGTTCAGGTGTGTTGCTTACGTTATTAAGGGAGCGATATGGAAATAGAAGTTCTTGGATTGAAGCATTAGGTTATTAG